Proteins encoded in a region of the Euleptes europaea isolate rEulEur1 chromosome 3, rEulEur1.hap1, whole genome shotgun sequence genome:
- the LOC130475844 gene encoding toll-like receptor 13, with amino-acid sequence MGSLGFFLPSLVFVLLNTPQAGAYGFRNCIQTMGDPGNFKCMQRFLKSISSAVDDLPSNTTVVNVSHNSIQSLPYGSFRHLPQLRILQLSYNRMTSIEGGAFENLTALETLNLSSNHLVNVSKDAFCGLASLTDLLLHNNQLKTIHPDTFSPLQNLWKLQLQFNLLESFDKVLQGIQNLTRLGHLNLCNNNLPSLKSDGWLPESLSTLLLCNNSLKWMDVKGHGFLRNVKTLDLSYNKISYASSFAMVSLRNLSTLKLMENGIDVFQLLSVSDLPPTSLDYSGLRLHNFLQLKRVCQHLRKSNLSLNLRMQSNSLRNLSRNAFSACPPIRLLDLSRNRLKTVGCVGELFSGTVPNQLQTLTVEHNLLNSLRPCQGKTVLQELRNISFRFNRILSISFHAFNYAPNLDRLHLNINSIAYLDKNALKGLNKLRELRLDNNLLTDLYYLSFDNLINLQTLNLRNNHISVLFPKIFHSLGKLHILDLGGNNIRRLTNKSFEGLKNLSNLYLDGNRIEHINSNYFIPVQNTLKVLDLKSNKITYISMKQHDNPPFSFLSQVYDLKLQGQQPYGLKIIPPKFFQGLTSLRSLQLSENKILSISPDAFDDLGELKYLTLADSSNGMGNLPPGIFKNLRKLTSLNLENAGLRTLTLEVFGNLSRLHFLQLGKNELQTINSSVMKNLTSLRYLDLRKCPLACTCDNIWFQKWLNNDQVQVVYLYNYTCNSGQHSSYVYSFDTRVCFQDVGKYLFAITFPVLLLQVLLPLLYQHTYWHLKYHLYILRAWVNNHWRREEGKHYKFDAFVSYNSTDENWVLEQLVPSLEGGEAPVFRLCLHHRDFHPGKYIIDNIVDSIHNSRHTICIISRNYLQSEWCSMEIQLASYRLFDELKDVLIPVFLEDIPKRELSIYHRMRKVMLKKTYISWPSDPEAQKLFWAKLRLALKGGHSDEEEETHWFDKEGKPLLESSSKME; translated from the coding sequence ATGGGGAGCCTGggattcttccttccttccttggtttTCGTGCTGTTGAACACTCCGCAGGCAGGGGCCTACGGCTTCCGGAACTGCATCCAGACCATGGGAGACCCAGGGAATTTCAAGTGCATGCAGCGCTTCCTGAAGTCTATCTCCAGTGCTGTGGATGACCTCCCCAGCAACACTACGGTGGTCAATGTGTCCCACAACTCCATTCAGTCCTTGCCTTATGGGAGCTTCCGCCACCTCCCACAGCTGCGAATCCTGCAGCTGAGCTACAACAGAATGACGAGTATAGAAGGTGGAGCCTTTGAAAACCTCACTGCCTTGGAGACGCTCAATCTCTCCTCCAACCACCTTGTCAATGTCTCCAAAGATGCCTTCTGTGGGTTGGCCAGCCTCACCGACCTCCTCTTGCACAACAACCAACTGAAAACGATTCATCCAGATACATTCAGTCCGTTACAGAACCTTTGGAAACTGCAGCTCCAGTTTAACCTTTTGGAGAGCTTTGACAAAGTGCTTCAGGGCATCCAGAATCTGACGAGGCTGGGACATCTAAACCTGTGCAACAACAACCTTCCCTCCCTGAAGTCAGATGGGTGGCTTCCTGAGTCCCTCTCTACCCTCCTGCTATGTAATAATTCCCTAAAATGGATGGATGTGAAAGGGCATGGATTCCTGAGAAATGTGAAAACACTGGACCTTTCCTACAACAAGATCTCCTACGCCTCTTCCTTTGCTATGGTCAGCCTCCGGAATCTTAGCACTCTGAAGCTGATGGAAAATGGAATTGATGTTTTCCAGCTCTTGAGTGTTTCTGATCTACCGCCTACTAGCTTGGACTACTCTGGACTGCGCTTACATAACTTTTTACAATTGAAAAGGGTGTGTCAGCACCTTAGGAAATCTAACCTTTCCCTGAATCTACGTATGCAGAGCAACAGCCTGAGGAACCTGAGCCGCAATGCCTTCTCTGCGTGTCCACCTATCCGGCTGCTAGATCTCTCAAGGAACCGCCTCAAGACAGTGGGGTGTGTAGGGGAACTGTTCAGTGGAACAGTACCTAACCAGCTGCAAACCTTGACTGTTGAGCACAACCTGTTAAACAGCCTAAGGCCCTGCCAAGGCAAGACTGTCTTGCAAGAGCTAAGGAATATCTCCTTCCGTTTCAATCGCATCCTCTCGATCAGTTTTCATGCTTTCAACTATGCACCTAATCTGGACAGACTCCATCTCAATATCAATTCCATTGCCTACCTGGACAAAAATGCCCTGAAGGGTCTGAACAAACTCCGAGAGCTGCGCTTGGACAACAACCTTCTAACCGATCTCTACTACCTCAGCTTTGATAACTTGATCAATCTCCAGACACTCAATCTCCGGAACAATCACATTTCTGTCCTCTTCCCCAAAATCTTTCACAGCCTTGGAAAGCTCCATATCTTGGACCTGGGGGGGAACAACATCCGCAGATTGACCAACAAGtcatttgaaggactgaagaatcTCTCCAACCTCTATCTGGATGGCAATCGTATTGAGCACATTAACTCGAATTATTTTATTCCTGTGCAGAACACTCTGAAGGTGCTTGACTTGAAGAGCAATAAGATAACCTACATCAGCATGAAGCAACATGACAATCCTCCCTTCTCATTTCTGAGCCAGGTCTACGATCTTAAGCTTCAAGGTCAGCAACCATATGGTTTGAAAATCATTCCGCCAAAGTTCTTCCAGGGCCTTACGTCCTTGCGCAGCCTCCAGCTGTCAGAGAACAAAATCCTCTCCATTTCGCCAGACGCCTTTGATGACCTCGGAGAGCTGAAATATCTAACCTTAGCTGACAGCAGTAATGGCATGGGGAATCTTCCTCCTGGGATATTCAAAAATCTTAGAAAACTGACTAGTCTCAACCTGGAGAATGCTGGCCTCCGCACATTAACACTGGAGGTCTTTGGCAACCTCAGCAGACTCCACTTTCTTCAGCTAGGAAAAAATGAACTGCAAACAATCAACAGCAGTGTGATGAAAAACCTGACCTCACTGAGATACCTTGACCTCCGCAAATGCCCACTGGCTTGCACCTGCGATAACATTTGGTTTCAGAAATGGCTGAACAACGACCAAGTGCAGGTGGTTTACCTATACAATTACACCTGCAATTCCGGGCAGCATTCCAGTTACGTTTATAGTTTTGACACCCGTGTCTGCTTCCAAGATGTGGGGAAGTACctgtttgccatcaccttccctgTGCTGTTGCTCCAGGTGCTGCTGCCTTTACTCTACCAGCATACCTACTGGCACCTAAAATACCACTTATACATCTTGAGAGCTTGGGTCAACAACCATTGGAGGCGGGAGGAGGGTAAGCATTACAAATTTGATGCCTTTGTCTCTTACAACTCCACTGATGAGAACTGGGTGCTAGAGCAGTTAGTTCCCAGTCTGGAGGGTGGAGAGGCTCCTGTCTTCCGACTATGTCTTCACCACCGAGACTTTCATCCAGGAAAGTACATCATAGACAATATAGTGGACAGCATCCACAATAGCCGGCATACCATCTGCATCATCAGCCGCAACTACCTACAAAGTGAGTGGTGCTCTATGGAGATCCAGTTGGCCAGCTACAGGCTCTTTGATGAACTGAAGGATGTCCTCATCCCTGTTTTCCTGGAAGACATTCCCAAGCGAGAACTTTCTATCTACCACCGGATGCGGAAGGTGATGTTGAAAAAGACATACATCAGTTGGCCCTCGGACCCTGAGGCTCAGAAGCTGTTCTGGGCTAAACTGAGACTGGCTCTGAAGGGTGGGCACTCAGACGAAGAGGAAGAGACACACTGGTTTGATAAAGAAGGGAAGCCACTCTTGGAATCCTCTTCCAAGATGGAATAG